In bacterium, one genomic interval encodes:
- the ftcD gene encoding glutamate formimidoyltransferase: MNDQQAIVECVPNISEGRDRAKIDRVASVVTTVPGVKLLDVDPNGDYNRCVITYAGEPQACVEATFRLTAAAAEEIDMTAHSGEHPRSGAVDVAPFVPVRNITMAECADLARQYGERVGSELGIPVYLYEAAAARPERKNLAFVRKGEYEALPEKMTQDEWKPEYGPHRFVPKFGCVITGARFFLVAYNVNVRTADVAAVHDMALHIRQMGWPLAHADGTDVLTETGKKVFHPGPLQNCKAMGVYLDQERFCQVSINLTNYLVSSPHIAYEQTLFEAERRNLEVFGSEVVGLIPLEALLLAADYYVWRDKLPRPRSAREAIELAEQKLGLSSFNAFDPAKKIIEYAINN, encoded by the coding sequence ATGAACGATCAACAAGCAATCGTCGAATGCGTGCCGAACATTTCGGAGGGCCGCGACCGCGCCAAGATTGACCGGGTGGCGAGCGTCGTGACCACCGTTCCCGGCGTCAAGCTGCTCGACGTGGATCCCAACGGTGACTACAATCGTTGCGTCATTACATACGCAGGCGAGCCGCAGGCCTGCGTTGAAGCGACATTCCGTCTCACAGCAGCCGCCGCGGAGGAGATTGACATGACCGCGCACAGCGGCGAGCACCCGCGCAGCGGCGCGGTGGACGTCGCGCCGTTCGTGCCTGTGCGAAACATCACGATGGCGGAGTGCGCGGATCTCGCGCGGCAGTATGGCGAACGCGTCGGTTCCGAACTGGGCATTCCGGTGTACCTCTACGAAGCGGCCGCGGCGCGTCCTGAGCGTAAGAATCTCGCGTTTGTTCGCAAAGGTGAGTATGAAGCGCTGCCCGAAAAGATGACTCAGGATGAATGGAAACCCGAATACGGACCGCACCGGTTTGTGCCGAAGTTCGGATGCGTGATTACCGGCGCGCGCTTTTTTCTCGTCGCCTACAATGTCAATGTGCGCACGGCGGATGTGGCTGCGGTGCATGACATGGCGCTGCATATTCGCCAAATGGGATGGCCCCTTGCGCATGCCGATGGAACCGACGTGCTGACAGAGACCGGCAAGAAGGTCTTTCATCCCGGCCCGCTGCAGAACTGCAAGGCGATGGGCGTATATCTTGATCAAGAGCGCTTCTGTCAAGTCTCGATCAACCTTACGAACTACCTCGTCTCCTCGCCTCACATTGCCTACGAGCAGACGCTGTTCGAGGCGGAGCGCCGGAATCTCGAAGTTTTTGGCTCCGAGGTTGTGGGGCTGATCCCGCTTGAAGCGCTCCTGCTTGCCGCTGACTACTATGTATGGCGCGACAAACTGCCGCGCCCGCGTTCCGCGCGTGAGGCTATCGAGCTCGCGGAGCAGAAGCTTGGTCTATCTTCATTCAATGCCTTTGATCCGGCGAAGAAGATCATCGAATACGCAATCAACAATTAG
- a CDS encoding cyclodeaminase/cyclohydrolase family protein, translated as MSALPDMPAKLVYQPVIGFVEQIAAKSPAPGGGSAAALSGAIGAALLVMVCEFSIGKKGFESVAGLLSDVKGQLDGLRHKLTVQVDEDTWAFSRFRVANRLPETTDEERAHKQREISEASAQTIEVPRQTMQMCCAALAHALTIVDKGNPNTVSDAATGAEMLLAGMDGAANNVLINIVDRDDDAARTLRSEVAEARQTARALLAAVRGAVAAKLRG; from the coding sequence ATGTCCGCACTTCCCGATATGCCCGCCAAGCTCGTCTATCAACCTGTCATTGGTTTTGTCGAACAAATCGCCGCGAAGTCACCCGCGCCGGGTGGCGGAAGTGCGGCCGCGTTGTCCGGTGCGATTGGCGCAGCATTGCTCGTGATGGTTTGCGAATTCAGCATTGGTAAGAAGGGGTTTGAATCGGTGGCTGGCCTGCTATCCGACGTAAAAGGCCAGCTTGACGGACTGCGTCACAAATTGACCGTGCAAGTGGACGAGGACACGTGGGCGTTCTCGCGCTTTCGCGTTGCGAATCGCCTGCCCGAGACGACCGACGAAGAACGCGCACACAAGCAGCGTGAAATCTCAGAAGCCAGCGCGCAGACGATTGAGGTACCGCGGCAGACGATGCAGATGTGCTGCGCCGCCTTGGCGCATGCCTTGACCATCGTTGACAAAGGCAATCCGAACACGGTTTCTGATGCGGCGACCGGCGCTGAAATGCTCTTGGCGGGTATGGACGGCGCTGCCAATAATGTGTTAATTAATATCGTGGACCGTGACGACGACGCGGCACGAACGCTACGGTCGGAAGTCGCGGAGGCACGCCAGACCGCCCGCGCGTTGCTTGCTGCTGTTCGCGGCGCTGTGGCCGCCAAACTGCGTGGCTAA
- the mutL gene encoding DNA mismatch repair endonuclease MutL, whose product MAKVRILPEHLVNQIAAGEVIERPAAVLRELVDNALDASATKIAIELEGSGRELIAVRDDGVGMSRDDLLLSLERHATSKLTEGSNLFAIETLGFRGEALPSIASVSDFEIMSRDAQTDAATRLHVVGGDIAEQEQVAAPVGTLVRVRSLFFNTPARAKFLKADATELSHAIRTLRTYALAFPQVAWTFRHGESLQFVWPSGTFADRLSDVFGVGINDKLLALDFELRGVRVHGVLGKRELNRRGRGDQFLYVNQRPFQSTGLAGVARGALRDWLDEGEWPFYILFIDLAATGVDVNVHPAKREVRFSDEHRVHAAVFEALRSALKGQQEALGELRRAWEPPSAPTDPASLFASGHSLPFRDDMRPAAPAYSPPAYHSSSPESQPAPAAKLRAQIYQVHAKYLIAPIRSGLAIIDQHAAHERVLYERALRSFDQRSFPSQQLLFPLLLELTPEEDATFAEMRPDLATFGFVLRDFGPRAYSIEAVPAGLRRASEASMLREMITEYEEFRRTRLGPRESLAAGFACKAAIRTGDELSLDEMTALVDELFATNQPGSCPHGRPTFIEIKLSELDHRFGRIG is encoded by the coding sequence GTGGCTAAAGTTCGCATACTACCGGAGCATCTGGTCAACCAGATTGCCGCAGGAGAAGTCATTGAACGCCCTGCCGCTGTTTTGCGAGAATTGGTGGACAATGCTCTGGACGCCTCGGCAACAAAGATCGCCATTGAGCTCGAAGGATCGGGCCGAGAGCTGATCGCCGTGCGTGATGACGGCGTCGGCATGTCGCGCGACGACCTGCTGCTCTCCCTGGAACGGCACGCGACCTCAAAGCTGACCGAAGGGTCAAACCTGTTTGCCATCGAAACACTGGGTTTTCGCGGCGAAGCGCTGCCCAGTATCGCGTCCGTGAGCGACTTTGAAATCATGTCACGTGATGCCCAGACGGACGCGGCCACGCGCTTGCACGTGGTCGGCGGCGACATCGCCGAACAAGAGCAGGTAGCCGCCCCGGTTGGCACCTTGGTGCGGGTGCGATCGCTGTTCTTTAACACACCGGCGCGTGCAAAATTTCTGAAGGCCGACGCTACCGAGTTATCGCATGCGATACGCACACTGCGTACGTACGCGCTGGCCTTTCCGCAGGTGGCCTGGACCTTTCGTCATGGCGAATCGCTGCAATTTGTCTGGCCGTCCGGGACTTTCGCCGATCGGCTGAGCGACGTATTCGGCGTGGGAATTAACGACAAGTTGCTCGCCCTTGATTTTGAATTGCGCGGAGTTCGTGTTCACGGAGTCTTGGGAAAACGTGAACTGAACCGTCGCGGACGCGGCGATCAGTTTCTCTATGTGAATCAGCGGCCGTTCCAAAGTACAGGTCTTGCCGGCGTAGCTCGCGGAGCTCTGCGTGACTGGCTCGATGAAGGTGAGTGGCCCTTTTACATTCTGTTCATTGATCTGGCCGCGACCGGTGTGGATGTGAATGTGCATCCGGCCAAACGCGAAGTCCGGTTCTCCGACGAGCACCGTGTGCACGCGGCTGTTTTCGAAGCTCTGCGGAGCGCACTGAAAGGGCAACAGGAAGCGCTTGGCGAATTGCGGCGCGCGTGGGAACCGCCGTCCGCTCCAACGGATCCCGCGAGTCTATTTGCGTCGGGTCATTCGCTGCCGTTTCGCGACGACATGCGCCCCGCCGCTCCGGCCTATTCACCCCCTGCGTATCATTCGAGCTCGCCTGAATCACAACCCGCACCTGCGGCCAAACTGCGTGCGCAGATCTATCAGGTACATGCCAAGTACCTGATTGCGCCGATACGCTCAGGGCTGGCCATCATTGATCAACATGCGGCCCATGAACGTGTGCTCTATGAACGGGCGTTGCGCAGCTTTGACCAACGGTCTTTTCCATCACAGCAATTGCTCTTTCCCTTGTTGCTTGAACTGACGCCGGAAGAAGATGCCACCTTCGCGGAAATGCGCCCCGACCTCGCGACGTTTGGATTCGTGCTGCGCGACTTCGGACCTCGCGCTTACAGCATCGAGGCGGTTCCTGCGGGATTGCGTCGCGCATCCGAGGCGTCAATGCTCCGCGAGATGATCACGGAGTACGAAGAGTTTCGACGTACGCGACTTGGTCCGCGCGAATCGCTCGCGGCGGGCTTTGCGTGCAAGGCTGCAATTCGCACGGGTGATGAACTTTCATTGGACGAGATGACGGCTTTGGTGGACGAACTCTTTGCGACGAACCAGCCCGGTTCATGCCCGCACGGACGTCCCACTTTCATCGAGATTAAACTAAGCGAGTTAGACCATCGTTTCGGTCGCATTGGATAG
- the miaA gene encoding tRNA (adenosine(37)-N6)-dimethylallyltransferase MiaA: MDSAPRVLVLTGTTASGKTEVSIPLAQCLNAEIINADSRQVFRELYIGTAPPTEAQLAAVPHHFVRSMSLKERWSAGDFARAARKRIESLIDRGRRAVVVGGSMLYLKALLDGLYDSDAEPELNYAALKAEWDRRGGDEMMRELREVDPSMADRTLSGDHHRALRAIGFFRATGERLSDRMRSTTVPLQHRFKLYFLYGDRAETYERVNARADEMIANGLVDEVRALAAAGFTERNCNALRTHGYQEVFPYLRGECDHAAMRAAIQQAVRHYVKRQLTWYRRDPRAIWTERSFTEPADAVARRIANDFVEST; the protein is encoded by the coding sequence TTGGATAGCGCGCCGCGCGTTCTCGTTCTGACCGGAACGACGGCGTCCGGGAAGACGGAAGTCTCGATCCCGCTCGCGCAGTGCCTGAACGCTGAAATTATCAACGCCGATTCACGGCAGGTCTTCCGCGAACTGTATATCGGAACCGCACCGCCAACAGAGGCGCAGCTTGCCGCCGTTCCGCATCATTTCGTGCGTTCAATGTCACTGAAAGAGCGGTGGAGTGCCGGTGACTTCGCGCGCGCGGCCCGCAAACGCATAGAGTCGTTGATTGATCGTGGACGGCGGGCCGTCGTTGTCGGCGGTTCGATGCTGTACCTAAAGGCGTTGCTGGACGGACTCTACGATAGCGACGCTGAACCTGAATTGAACTATGCCGCGTTGAAGGCGGAGTGGGATCGCCGCGGCGGTGACGAGATGATGCGCGAGCTGCGCGAAGTGGATCCCTCCATGGCCGATCGCACACTCAGCGGCGACCATCATCGTGCACTGCGCGCGATCGGTTTTTTTCGGGCAACAGGTGAACGGCTTTCCGATCGCATGCGCAGTACCACCGTGCCGCTGCAGCACCGGTTCAAACTGTATTTCCTCTACGGTGATCGCGCGGAGACCTATGAGCGCGTCAATGCCCGTGCCGATGAGATGATCGCGAACGGTTTGGTGGACGAAGTGCGGGCGTTAGCTGCCGCGGGTTTTACAGAGCGCAACTGCAACGCGTTGCGGACGCACGGTTATCAGGAAGTGTTCCCCTATTTGCGCGGCGAGTGCGATCACGCGGCCATGCGGGCGGCCATTCAACAAGCGGTTCGCCACTACGTCAAACGGCAGCTAACCTGGTATCGCCGTGATCCGCGCGCGATTTGGACTGAACGGTCGTTCACGGAGCCCGCCGACGCAGTTGCCCGCCGCATTGCGAATGATTTCGTCGAAAGCACATGA
- a CDS encoding response regulator encodes MNKHGRRVLIIDDDAIICEIAESFLSESGWEVAHAYSPADALQSMAAEDWPVVFCDVHLPGDSGELLAALRLDFPRTQIVMITGDPTVLSMRQAIRAGAYDYLLKPLRREELLRSAEMAFDRNELITQRDALELDNARYREQLEGVVMRRTEQLRDSELRYRTLFDHAADAIFLLRPQDGTILELNGAAGRLLGLKAADASGKPFRAFAGAQLDFCLLEPGDDYRVWHLPGVMINDSERDSHRVNMTLNRIRLENDVVLQVVARETAAHDELEQRAELLELELMSEQRLATIGLLASGVAHNINTPLMGIYGLAQVIKMQHPDIDGIDGVIAQVERINAIIRNLMWKSRQEQEMARQLIDINTLLQEELRFLEADMEFKHNVEKRFEFAHDLPPIFGRYSDFSQSLTNLFRNALDAMHDRELKQLVVTTTYADDCIHISVQDSGIGIAADHLEKVFDPFFTTKPAVGNTENGTPTGTGLGLSTVKKLLTPYGCQFDIQSEPGAGTRFTLAIPVAQNQPRDEELEEANY; translated from the coding sequence ATGAACAAGCACGGACGTCGGGTACTGATCATTGATGATGATGCGATCATATGCGAGATCGCCGAGAGCTTCTTGAGTGAATCCGGCTGGGAAGTCGCCCACGCCTATTCGCCTGCCGACGCGCTGCAGAGTATGGCGGCCGAAGATTGGCCGGTCGTGTTCTGTGACGTACACTTGCCCGGTGATTCCGGCGAGCTGCTGGCTGCATTGCGGCTCGACTTTCCGCGCACTCAAATCGTTATGATTACCGGCGATCCCACTGTGCTCAGCATGCGCCAGGCTATTCGCGCCGGAGCGTATGACTATCTGCTCAAACCCCTGCGACGTGAAGAGCTGCTACGCTCCGCAGAAATGGCCTTTGACCGAAACGAGCTGATCACGCAGCGGGATGCGCTCGAGCTTGACAATGCGCGCTACCGTGAACAGCTTGAAGGCGTTGTCATGCGGCGCACGGAGCAATTGCGGGACAGCGAGCTGCGCTATCGCACGCTCTTTGATCATGCCGCCGATGCGATTTTTCTGCTTCGCCCGCAGGACGGCACGATTCTCGAACTCAACGGCGCGGCCGGCCGCCTGCTCGGGCTAAAAGCTGCGGATGCCAGCGGCAAACCGTTCCGCGCCTTCGCCGGTGCGCAGCTTGACTTCTGTCTGTTGGAACCCGGCGACGACTATCGCGTCTGGCATCTCCCGGGCGTCATGATAAACGACAGTGAACGCGACTCGCACCGGGTCAACATGACGCTCAATCGAATTCGCCTCGAAAACGACGTCGTATTGCAGGTCGTCGCGCGTGAAACCGCCGCTCATGACGAGCTTGAACAGCGCGCTGAATTGCTGGAACTTGAATTGATGAGCGAACAGCGGCTGGCAACGATTGGCCTGCTCGCCAGCGGTGTGGCGCATAATATCAATACGCCACTCATGGGGATCTACGGTCTGGCGCAGGTCATCAAAATGCAGCATCCGGACATTGACGGAATTGACGGCGTGATTGCACAAGTTGAACGAATCAACGCCATCATCCGCAATTTGATGTGGAAAAGTCGCCAGGAGCAGGAAATGGCGCGGCAGTTGATTGACATAAACACCCTGCTGCAAGAGGAGCTGCGATTCCTGGAAGCCGACATGGAATTCAAGCACAATGTCGAGAAGCGCTTTGAATTCGCGCACGACCTGCCGCCGATCTTTGGACGATACAGCGACTTTTCGCAGTCCTTGACGAACTTGTTCCGAAACGCGCTTGATGCAATGCATGACCGAGAACTGAAGCAGCTCGTGGTGACGACAACTTACGCGGATGATTGTATTCACATTTCCGTGCAAGACTCCGGCATTGGCATCGCGGCCGATCATTTGGAAAAGGTCTTTGACCCATTTTTCACGACCAAGCCCGCCGTCGGAAACACCGAAAATGGCACGCCGACCGGTACAGGTTTGGGATTGTCCACGGTCAAAAAGCTGCTCACTCCTTACGGCTGTCAGTTTGATATTCAGAGCGAACCCGGCGCTGGTACGCGCTTCACGCTGGCCATTCCTGTGGCACAGAACCAGCCGCGTGACGAGGAGCTTGAAGAAGCGAATTACTGA
- a CDS encoding response regulator: MTQILVVDDDAQVLAGFREVLGRAGFAVVAASSGQAAVELLSQRTFNVVLTDLFMPRVTGMDVLNAALTADPDCVVIVVTGFASVRGAVDALRRGAADYVIKPCDDAELLHRIRLGLERAEMRAELRAKELDSEKMKAIAQTAVTVNDQINTPLNVILNSAEYIRLTKLPDAPEVRQSLDFIVQEVAKIKSVIQKLATVANPSRTREYSVGQHRMIDLDVPRARAIPISSDPSRRQKILVVDDEQFMVHTLSRILEVLGYDVVSAFGGREAFDKFASEKVDLVVSDVHMPDMNGIELMSSIKSRHPEFPVILVTGYGVEEARKTAGEYHADGFLGKPFRIEELRQIIERALPTNNAAA, translated from the coding sequence TTGACACAAATTTTGGTGGTGGACGATGATGCGCAGGTGTTGGCCGGATTTCGCGAAGTCCTCGGACGCGCAGGTTTTGCCGTCGTCGCCGCAAGCTCGGGGCAAGCCGCCGTCGAGCTGTTGTCTCAAAGGACTTTTAACGTTGTCTTGACCGACCTGTTCATGCCGCGCGTCACTGGCATGGATGTTCTGAACGCTGCACTGACGGCCGATCCCGACTGCGTGGTTATCGTCGTCACCGGCTTCGCCTCAGTGCGCGGAGCCGTGGATGCGTTGCGCCGGGGCGCCGCCGATTACGTCATTAAACCTTGTGACGACGCCGAATTGCTGCACCGCATCCGTCTGGGGCTGGAACGTGCCGAGATGCGAGCCGAACTGCGCGCCAAAGAGCTTGACAGCGAGAAGATGAAGGCGATTGCCCAGACTGCGGTCACGGTCAATGATCAAATTAACACTCCGCTCAATGTTATTCTGAACAGCGCCGAGTATATTCGTTTGACCAAACTGCCCGACGCGCCGGAAGTTCGCCAGTCGCTTGACTTCATCGTGCAAGAGGTCGCCAAGATCAAGTCGGTCATCCAGAAGCTCGCAACGGTTGCCAATCCGTCGCGCACACGCGAGTATTCCGTCGGCCAGCATCGTATGATTGATCTTGACGTACCGCGGGCGCGGGCGATCCCAATTTCGAGCGATCCCTCGCGGCGCCAGAAGATACTCGTAGTGGATGACGAGCAGTTCATGGTACATACGTTGTCGCGCATTTTGGAAGTCCTGGGTTACGACGTCGTCTCGGCGTTCGGAGGCCGCGAAGCATTTGACAAATTTGCCTCGGAAAAGGTTGATTTGGTGGTGAGCGACGTGCACATGCCCGACATGAACGGCATCGAACTCATGTCGTCCATCAAGTCCCGCCACCCCGAGTTTCCAGTGATCTTGGTCACGGGATACGGCGTTGAAGAGGCCCGCAAGACCGCCGGCGAATACCACGCGGACGGTTTTCTCGGCAAGCCGTTTCGCATTGAAGAACTGCGGCAGATCATAGAACGTGCACTGCCCACCAATAACGCCGCGGCGTAG
- a CDS encoding DUF342 domain-containing protein: MLFPNKRATEIPEQLRQIKDELAHNFGVANHRLEYVGLISKKRTHAGVLVEMQIRRQDAPSGAVRLRFEPAQAPDGTEFSDMKAIIDLFPLDEFEQTLTFAAVEQKLKAEGLELVLVKWPIIRDLVDSCVDRQAPIFDHVVAEGVLPDIGIPSRISYPWFPQSDEAAVTAWMGLRAVDAGEELVEVSVPVSGMRAGRNVFGRELSPRRGIVTRLQGSHGVVVAAGERRMQARERGLLVFRRIYSDRRTKDSPREMPMLLEAEVMRIRGVDGDAADVQRWEETVWISGDLNAGARLHVNGDCVIDGDVPDGCQVTVAGSLRVYGSIGEAAVTTGGHLCVHGDLKDTLCEVGLVVQIIGVARESEIFAREILADHLEGGTAEAFASPTASNDVVHFNREKFLAEQRAAGEDALATLRRQITQLYEIFGPEILQQVTPDTVQIHLLRWLRQQKNSGAAQFSHPQVQELRTLLELVPSLRSQMTQIAGELRLAARGPS, translated from the coding sequence ATGCTCTTTCCGAACAAACGAGCCACGGAAATTCCCGAGCAGCTGCGCCAGATCAAAGACGAGCTTGCGCATAACTTCGGAGTCGCAAATCACCGCCTCGAATACGTCGGGCTGATCTCCAAGAAACGCACACACGCCGGCGTCTTGGTGGAGATGCAGATCCGCAGGCAGGATGCACCGTCGGGTGCAGTGCGCCTGCGGTTCGAACCCGCGCAGGCCCCGGACGGTACTGAGTTTTCCGATATGAAGGCCATCATTGATCTGTTCCCGCTCGATGAGTTTGAACAGACATTGACCTTCGCCGCTGTAGAGCAGAAATTGAAAGCCGAAGGTCTGGAACTGGTGCTCGTGAAGTGGCCGATTATACGCGATTTGGTGGACAGTTGCGTAGACCGGCAGGCACCCATTTTTGATCATGTCGTCGCTGAAGGTGTGCTGCCTGATATCGGTATTCCGTCACGCATCAGCTATCCGTGGTTTCCCCAGTCCGATGAGGCAGCTGTTACCGCCTGGATGGGATTGCGCGCCGTGGATGCCGGAGAGGAGTTAGTGGAGGTCAGCGTACCGGTGTCGGGAATGCGCGCGGGGCGTAATGTATTTGGTCGTGAATTGTCGCCGCGCCGGGGAATCGTGACTCGCTTGCAGGGAAGTCACGGCGTTGTTGTCGCGGCAGGCGAGCGCAGGATGCAGGCCCGCGAGCGCGGACTCCTGGTCTTCCGGCGCATCTATTCTGATCGGCGCACCAAGGATTCCCCGCGCGAGATGCCCATGCTCCTTGAGGCGGAGGTCATGCGTATTCGCGGCGTGGACGGTGATGCCGCCGACGTGCAGCGCTGGGAAGAAACTGTGTGGATCAGTGGTGACTTGAACGCCGGTGCGCGACTTCACGTGAACGGCGACTGCGTGATTGACGGGGATGTTCCCGACGGTTGCCAAGTCACCGTGGCCGGCAGTTTACGGGTATATGGTAGTATCGGTGAAGCCGCCGTCACGACCGGTGGACATCTCTGTGTTCACGGCGACTTGAAGGACACACTCTGCGAGGTCGGTCTGGTCGTCCAGATTATTGGCGTCGCCCGCGAATCCGAGATATTCGCACGGGAGATTCTGGCCGATCATCTTGAGGGAGGAACTGCCGAGGCGTTTGCCTCCCCGACCGCCTCCAACGACGTTGTACATTTCAACCGTGAGAAGTTCCTGGCCGAACAACGGGCGGCCGGTGAAGACGCTTTAGCGACCCTGAGGCGGCAGATTACGCAGCTCTACGAGATTTTTGGACCTGAAATTCTTCAGCAAGTGACCCCCGACACCGTCCAAATTCACTTGTTGCGCTGGCTGCGGCAGCAGAAGAACTCCGGGGCAGCGCAGTTTTCGCATCCGCAAGTGCAAGAGCTCCGGACATTGCTTGAACTCGTTCCGTCGCTGCGGTCGCAGATGACCCAGATTGCGGGTGAGCTGCGCTTGGCCGCCCGCGGCCCTTCGTAG
- a CDS encoding PDZ domain-containing protein: MSIRSLSLLTLALAVAVSTAFAGASVQVVAGDQTVVLAKANKSEGAFLGIVPAEVTSDISGDYGVEAGQGVVVEETVSGSPADEAGLRTNDVLVMLNGVRLTGPAELRVQLNKFKAGDEVNLAYVRGGKERTATVKLEGRDSDEFSWSWSGNDEELDRKLEAIVPPNAPFPMGKNWVEKHGAQMAFAGVVTQELSDGLRSYFKVEGGALISEVVKDSPAEKAGLKAGDIITKIGAESVADQGDVTAAIRDIDPDETVDFHIMRDGKSMVIPVTLTNRKDFYGDAGDGEWYFGFGEAEAEQLAVEMEKLQEEMHRVGVELDNVPNGDFRLQIDSDAPRVSISSGEARAINGNSGWWNMSFAELREGLRTGMQQLKKDLEVLKQELKQLQQEVKQRMSSFWGVQVDITPQA, translated from the coding sequence ATGTCTATCAGAAGTTTAAGTCTGCTAACGCTGGCGCTTGCCGTGGCCGTTTCGACGGCCTTTGCGGGAGCCAGTGTCCAGGTGGTGGCTGGTGACCAAACGGTCGTCCTCGCCAAAGCCAATAAATCCGAAGGTGCCTTCCTCGGAATCGTCCCGGCGGAAGTGACCTCCGACATCTCAGGAGATTATGGGGTCGAAGCTGGTCAGGGCGTCGTAGTTGAAGAGACCGTTTCTGGTTCGCCCGCCGATGAAGCTGGGTTGCGGACCAATGACGTTCTTGTCATGCTGAACGGCGTCCGTTTGACCGGTCCGGCTGAGCTACGCGTGCAGCTAAACAAGTTTAAGGCGGGCGACGAGGTCAATCTGGCCTATGTGCGCGGCGGCAAAGAGCGCACGGCAACGGTGAAGCTTGAGGGCCGCGACAGTGACGAATTCAGTTGGTCCTGGAGTGGGAACGATGAAGAGCTGGATCGCAAACTTGAGGCGATCGTGCCTCCTAACGCTCCGTTCCCGATGGGCAAGAATTGGGTCGAGAAGCACGGCGCGCAGATGGCGTTTGCCGGGGTGGTGACTCAAGAACTTTCCGACGGCCTGCGGAGCTATTTCAAGGTTGAGGGCGGCGCGCTGATATCCGAGGTCGTCAAGGACTCGCCCGCTGAAAAGGCCGGGTTAAAGGCCGGCGATATTATCACCAAAATTGGCGCGGAGTCGGTCGCGGATCAAGGCGACGTGACGGCGGCGATTCGCGATATTGATCCCGACGAGACCGTGGATTTTCACATCATGCGCGACGGCAAGTCCATGGTGATTCCGGTCACCCTGACCAATCGCAAGGATTTTTACGGTGACGCAGGCGATGGCGAGTGGTATTTTGGATTTGGTGAAGCCGAAGCCGAGCAGTTGGCCGTCGAAATGGAGAAGTTGCAAGAGGAAATGCACCGCGTCGGCGTTGAGTTGGACAACGTGCCCAACGGCGACTTTCGTCTGCAAATTGATTCGGACGCTCCCCGCGTCTCGATCAGCTCGGGTGAAGCTCGCGCAATCAATGGCAACAGTGGCTGGTGGAATATGAGCTTCGCCGAACTACGCGAAGGGCTGCGGACCGGCATGCAGCAGCTCAAGAAGGACCTTGAAGTCTTGAAACAGGAATTGAAGCAGTTGCAGCAGGAAGTCAAGCAGCGCATGTCCTCATTCTGGGGCGTGCAAGTGGACATCACGCCGCAAGCGTAG
- a CDS encoding NUDIX hydrolase yields the protein MEYTTNCPACNAPVIGYKNPFPAADIAAIRDGCVLLILRRNPPEGWALPGGFIDYGESAEDAAVRELREETGLIAANLRLVGVYSAPGRDFRFHTLSVVYRADVTGELVAGDDAREARWFPLGGLPDRIAFDHRQVIADALRAE from the coding sequence ATGGAATACACAACAAACTGCCCGGCCTGCAACGCACCGGTCATTGGTTACAAGAATCCGTTTCCGGCCGCCGACATTGCAGCCATCCGCGACGGCTGTGTGTTGTTGATTTTGCGCCGCAACCCGCCTGAAGGTTGGGCGCTGCCGGGAGGATTCATTGACTACGGCGAGTCCGCGGAGGATGCGGCTGTCCGCGAGTTACGTGAAGAAACCGGGCTGATCGCAGCAAATCTCCGACTGGTAGGCGTATACTCCGCGCCGGGTCGGGATTTCCGTTTCCACACTCTGTCGGTCGTGTACCGGGCCGATGTTACGGGTGAGCTCGTCGCCGGAGACGATGCCCGGGAAGCGCGATGGTTTCCACTGGGAGGCCTGCCCGACCGGATCGCATTTGATCACCGTCAAGTGATCGCCGACGCCCTGCGAGCAGAATAG